The Haloarcula laminariae genomic sequence TGAGTTCAGATAGCTGACTGGTATGGTGCGGGTTCTTCGACGATAGACGAATATTGAATCGACCAGCGCAGAAATAGATAAGTCTATCAGATATCAAATCTGGATTTCACTTCTTTCGATAGATGAGTTTTTGAGGGCTTGAAAGGCCACTTTAGTCGAATATCCTTTGAGGGCATGTATACGGACGCTAACTATTGTCACTGGGAAAGAGTTTAGTTGTACTCGGGAGATGTTCCAGATGAGATAATCGATGACCGACGACACACACCTCCGAGCGGAACTGTATCTTCGCGGTGACACGTACGGTACATTCGATGCCCAACAGCAGGTGCTGAATCGGGTCAACCGGCTGGAAGCGAACGGTGTCTTCACCGAGTCGATGGTGGCCGGCGAGTGGCAGCGCATCCGGACGATGGCCGAGGACACCCGTTCGGGGGCGCTCGCGACTTACGAGGAGTTCGACGACTGGGCCGACCGCAACGACTCGTCGCTCGAACCGGCGTTCGAACACCGCACGCGCACCTACGTCGGGATGGACCAGGTCGACGAGGTCGTCGTCTTCCCCGTCGTCTCGCTGGCGATATACGACGAGAAACGGCTGCAGTCGGTGTTCCCCTGCAGCGACGGCGAACACGTCTACACCGTCGGGGACGCGCTGGACGCCTTCGAGCGCGGCGACGAGGCGTGGCTGGCGCAGTTCGACGCCGTCACCGTCGACCGCACCGAGCCGTGGCTCGAAGCCGGCGTCGAAGCGTTGCCGTAGGCCCGCCGGTCGCCGACCGCTCAGAGGTGTCGGACCCCGCTATCCCCGCAGGGCCTCGACCGGTTCTTCACTCGCGGCCTTCCAGGCCGGATACAGTCCGCTGAGGACGCTGACGACGACGGCGAAGGCGAACGCGGCGATGAGATACCAGAGGTTCGCCAGCCGGAACAACGCCATCGCGTTGTCGACCGTGTAGTAGTTGATGGCGAGACCGACGAGCGTGCTGACTACCACTCCGACGACTCCGCCGAAGACGCCCAGGAGCGTCGCCTCCATGAGCATCACCTTCAGCACGTCCCGCTTCTGGTAGCCAACCGCGCGGAGGACGCCGATCTCCTCGCGGCGTTCGACGGTCGACATCAGCATGACGTTGAGGATGGAGATGCCGGCCACGAACAGGGATATCCCGGCGATGCCGACGAGAACGGTGTTGATGACCTGGAAGGTCTGGTTCACCTGGTCGACGATGGAGCCGAGTTCCTGTACCGTCACCCGCTGCTCGCGCCCGTTGAGCGCGTCCCGAATCGCCATCGCCGATTCGTTGGCGGCCGTGCCCGACTCGGTGGTGACGTACACCTGCGCGTAGTTGCGGTCATCGAACGAGCCCGCCGGCACGATGACGCGGTTGTCGGGATTGAGCTGTGAAAACGAGCCGGTCGACTCCAGGACCGCCCGGATTCTGACCGACGTACCGTTGATTGTGATGGTGTTGCCGGGCTGGAGGTCGTACTCGTCGGCGATGCTCTGCCCGATGAGGGCCCCGCTCTGGAACGGTTCGGGTATCCGCCCGTCCGAGGCGTTGTACACCTGGGTCGGACGCTGGATACCGTACACCAGCTGTGTGGTGTTTTCCCCCCGTGCGAACGCTATCGGCTCGACCCGTTGTTTCACCGGCGAGACGGTCGCGTCCGGGCCCGCCGCGCGCCGTATCTCCCGCACGTCGCGCTCGGTGAGGTTCTGGACGCCCGCTTCCCCGTTGGGCGAGACCGTCACCTGGTTCCCCAGCCCGCCGAGGTTATCGGAAATCGAATACTGGAGCGCGACACCGAACATCCCGAGGGAAGCGATGGCGATGACGCCGATGACGATGCCGAGCGAGGCGAGCACTGAGCGTATCTTGGTCCGTGTCAGGTTCCGCTGGGCCATCAGCACCGACGGGAACCGGCGGTAGAGGGGCTCAAGCATCGAGCGTCTCCTCTCCGAGCGCGCCGTCGACCAGGTGGACCGTCCGGTCGACGTACTCGTTGACCAGTTCGTCGTGGGTGACGGCGATGATACCCACGTCCTCCTCGTCGGCGATGCGGCGGAACTCGTCGAGAATCTGTCGCCCGGTCTCGCGGTCCAGGCTCCCCGTCGGCTCGTCGGCGAGGACGATTTTCGGGTCGTTGATGAGCGAGCGCGCGATGGCCACGCGCTGTTTCTGGCCCCCCGAGAGCTGGTCGGGCCGATGGTCGAGTCGGTCACCGAGGCCGACCCGCGTCAGGAGGTCCTCGGCGCGCTCGGTCCGGTTCGGGTCCCGGTCGAACAGCCGCGGGACCTCGACGTTCTCGACGGCGGTCAGCGTCGGCAGCAGGTAGAAGTGCTGGAAGACGAAGCCGATGGTCCGCTTCCTGAGCAGGGTCCGTTTCCGGTCGCCCAGGTCGGTCACGTCGCGGCCCTCTAACAGGAGCCGTCCCTCTGTCGGCGTCGATAACAGGCCGATGATGTTCAGGAGGGTCGTCTTCCCGCTGCCGCTTGGCCCCATGATGGAGACGAACTCCCCGGGTTCGAGCGAGAAATCGACCCCCTTCAGCGCTTCGAGGGTCTGGCCGCCGGTCTGATAGCGCTTGACCAGCCCGCGAGCGTCGATGACGGTCATATGTCCAGGTCGTCATCGTCGCCGCGCCGGTAGCGGCGCACCAGAAGCCCGGCGACGACGAGCGCGACGACGACGCC encodes the following:
- a CDS encoding ABC transporter permease, with translation MLEPLYRRFPSVLMAQRNLTRTKIRSVLASLGIVIGVIAIASLGMFGVALQYSISDNLGGLGNQVTVSPNGEAGVQNLTERDVREIRRAAGPDATVSPVKQRVEPIAFARGENTTQLVYGIQRPTQVYNASDGRIPEPFQSGALIGQSIADEYDLQPGNTITINGTSVRIRAVLESTGSFSQLNPDNRVIVPAGSFDDRNYAQVYVTTESGTAANESAMAIRDALNGREQRVTVQELGSIVDQVNQTFQVINTVLVGIAGISLFVAGISILNVMLMSTVERREEIGVLRAVGYQKRDVLKVMLMEATLLGVFGGVVGVVVSTLVGLAINYYTVDNAMALFRLANLWYLIAAFAFAVVVSVLSGLYPAWKAASEEPVEALRG
- a CDS encoding HTH domain-containing protein; protein product: MTDDTHLRAELYLRGDTYGTFDAQQQVLNRVNRLEANGVFTESMVAGEWQRIRTMAEDTRSGALATYEEFDDWADRNDSSLEPAFEHRTRTYVGMDQVDEVVVFPVVSLAIYDEKRLQSVFPCSDGEHVYTVGDALDAFERGDEAWLAQFDAVTVDRTEPWLEAGVEALP
- a CDS encoding ABC transporter ATP-binding protein — protein: MTVIDARGLVKRYQTGGQTLEALKGVDFSLEPGEFVSIMGPSGSGKTTLLNIIGLLSTPTEGRLLLEGRDVTDLGDRKRTLLRKRTIGFVFQHFYLLPTLTAVENVEVPRLFDRDPNRTERAEDLLTRVGLGDRLDHRPDQLSGGQKQRVAIARSLINDPKIVLADEPTGSLDRETGRQILDEFRRIADEEDVGIIAVTHDELVNEYVDRTVHLVDGALGEETLDA